In Janthinobacterium rivuli, a single genomic region encodes these proteins:
- the kbl gene encoding glycine C-acetyltransferase produces the protein MSEQAKNTFFSGLQQNLDQLRQQGLYKPERVIASRQGAEVVCDDGRTLINMCANNYLGLSGDLQTQEASIAATQKYGYGLSSVRFICGTQTVHKELEQAISSFLGTEDTILYAAAFDANGGVFEPLFDENDAIISDALNHASIIDGIRLCKAGRYRYAHNDMADLEVQLKAAIAAGKRHKVIVTDGVFSMDGTIAQLDKICDLADQYGALVMIDECHASGFMGATGRGTHEHHNVMGRIDIITGTLGKALGGAMGGFTSARKEVIDTLRQKSRPYLFSNTLAPSIAGASLSVLERLAKSTELRDRLHENTAFFRSEIERIGFTIKPGTHPVVPVMLFDAPVAQKFAARLYELGVLVTGFFYPVVPMGQARVRVQLSAAHTREQLVQVLAAFEQAGKELGLLTTTTTTTTN, from the coding sequence ATGAGCGAGCAAGCGAAGAACACCTTTTTCAGCGGTCTGCAACAGAATCTCGATCAACTGCGCCAGCAGGGCTTGTACAAGCCCGAGCGCGTGATCGCCTCGCGCCAGGGCGCCGAAGTGGTGTGCGACGATGGCCGTACCCTGATCAATATGTGTGCGAACAACTACCTGGGCCTGTCCGGCGACCTGCAGACGCAGGAAGCATCCATTGCCGCGACGCAAAAGTATGGCTATGGCCTGTCGTCCGTGCGTTTCATCTGCGGCACGCAAACCGTGCATAAAGAACTGGAACAGGCGATCTCCAGCTTCCTCGGTACGGAAGACACGATTTTGTACGCGGCCGCCTTTGACGCCAACGGCGGCGTATTCGAGCCCCTGTTCGATGAAAACGACGCCATCATCTCCGACGCGCTGAACCACGCTTCCATCATCGACGGCATCCGCCTGTGCAAGGCTGGCCGCTACCGCTACGCCCACAACGACATGGCCGACCTGGAAGTGCAGCTGAAAGCGGCCATTGCGGCCGGCAAGCGCCACAAAGTCATCGTCACGGACGGCGTGTTCTCGATGGACGGCACGATTGCGCAACTCGACAAGATCTGCGACCTGGCCGACCAGTACGGCGCGCTGGTGATGATCGACGAATGCCACGCATCCGGCTTCATGGGCGCGACGGGCCGCGGCACGCACGAGCACCACAATGTGATGGGCCGCATCGACATCATCACGGGCACACTGGGCAAGGCCCTGGGCGGCGCCATGGGCGGTTTTACCTCCGCGCGCAAGGAAGTCATCGACACCCTGCGCCAGAAATCGCGCCCGTATCTGTTCTCGAACACCCTGGCGCCATCGATCGCCGGCGCCTCGCTGTCGGTACTGGAACGGCTGGCCAAGTCGACGGAACTGCGCGACCGCCTGCATGAGAACACGGCCTTCTTCCGCAGCGAGATCGAACGCATTGGCTTCACCATCAAGCCGGGCACCCATCCGGTGGTTCCCGTGATGCTGTTCGACGCTCCCGTGGCGCAGAAATTCGCCGCCCGCCTGTATGAACTGGGCGTGCTGGTGACGGGCTTCTTCTACCCGGTCGTGCCGATGGGCCAGGCCCGTGTCCGCGTGCAGCTGTCCGCCGCCCACACCCGCGAACAGCTGGTGCAAGTGCTGGCCGCCTTCGAGCAGGCTGGCAAGGAACTCGGTTTGCTGACTACCACTACCACTACCACTACTAATTAA
- a CDS encoding NAD-dependent epimerase/dehydratase family protein, which translates to MERILVIGANGQIGSELVGALAQQHGADNVIASDIGTNNLYQAKRYAQLNVLDKDGLAKIIADENITQVYQLAAMLSATGEAAPLKAWSLNMDGLLNILELARERGEAGKPLRIFWPSSIAAFGPNTPQVNTPQMTVMDPTSMYGISKLAGERLCEYYFNKYGVDVRSIRYPGIISYKSPPGGGTTDYAIAIFHAALRGERYDCFLDANTTLPMIYMPDAIRATIELMDAPVESIKIRSSYNVAGVSFNPEQLAKAIVRMVPDFKISYKPDSRQAIADSWPQSLDDGKASADWDWKAQIGVEQMVTDMLANVDVGHAAKAA; encoded by the coding sequence ATGGAACGCATCTTAGTCATTGGCGCAAACGGCCAAATCGGTAGTGAGTTGGTGGGCGCCCTGGCGCAGCAGCACGGCGCGGACAACGTCATCGCCAGCGACATCGGCACGAACAACCTGTACCAGGCCAAGCGCTACGCGCAATTGAATGTGCTGGACAAGGACGGCCTGGCGAAGATCATCGCCGACGAGAACATCACCCAGGTGTACCAGCTGGCGGCCATGCTGTCGGCCACGGGCGAAGCGGCGCCGCTGAAGGCGTGGAGCCTGAACATGGATGGCTTGCTCAATATCCTGGAACTGGCGCGCGAACGGGGCGAAGCGGGCAAACCGCTGCGCATCTTCTGGCCATCGTCGATCGCCGCCTTCGGCCCGAACACGCCGCAAGTAAACACCCCGCAAATGACGGTGATGGACCCGACGTCGATGTACGGCATCAGCAAGCTGGCCGGCGAGCGCCTGTGCGAGTATTACTTCAACAAGTATGGCGTGGACGTGCGCAGCATCCGCTACCCGGGCATCATCAGCTACAAATCGCCTCCGGGCGGCGGCACCACCGATTACGCCATCGCCATCTTCCACGCGGCCTTGCGCGGCGAGCGCTATGACTGCTTCCTCGACGCGAACACCACCTTGCCGATGATTTACATGCCCGACGCCATCCGCGCCACCATCGAACTGATGGACGCGCCGGTCGAGTCGATCAAGATCCGCTCGTCGTACAACGTGGCCGGCGTGTCGTTCAACCCCGAGCAGCTGGCCAAGGCCATCGTGCGCATGGTGCCGGACTTCAAGATCAGCTACAAGCCGGACAGCCGCCAGGCCATCGCCGACAGCTGGCCGCAAAGCCTGGACGACGGCAAGGCCAGCGCCGACTGGGACTGGAAGGCGCAGATCGGCGTCGAGCAGATGGTCACCGACATGCTGGCCAATGTCGACGTCGGCCATGCCGCCAAGGCAGCCTGA
- a CDS encoding L-serine ammonia-lyase, whose amino-acid sequence MDMSVFDLFKIGIGPSSSHTVGPMVAARRFLVEYGPLDQVVGVEAALYGSLALTGVGHATDKAVILGLMGETPQDVAPDEVDSKLAAIEAAGEIALLGRHVVPFTAATGLVWHKSVSLPEHPNGMRFTLKLADGSRADKVYYSIGGGFIREAEEVQTAAQAEAAVESAASARVVFPFDTMEQLLAHGVESGLSIPEMLRANECVKRSETELDEGLDRIWHVMRDCIAHGLETTGNLPGGLNVKRRAAKLWRLAQEAKASDNRANDLPHDAVHLVSLYAMAVNEENAAGGRVVTAPTNGAAGIIPAVLRYYAQDCRPSDPVGGVRRFMLTAAAIGMLCKRNASISGAEVGCQGEVGVACAMAAAGLVAALGGTNEQIENAAEIGIEHHLGMTCDPIGGLVQIPCIERNGMGAVKAITAASLALKGDGTHFVSLDEVIETMRQTGADMQDKYKETSLGGLAVHVITVNHAAC is encoded by the coding sequence ATGGACATGAGCGTATTTGACCTTTTTAAAATCGGCATCGGGCCGTCGAGTTCCCATACTGTGGGGCCGATGGTGGCGGCGCGGCGTTTTCTGGTCGAATACGGTCCGCTGGACCAGGTGGTGGGCGTCGAGGCGGCCTTGTATGGCTCGCTGGCGCTGACGGGCGTGGGCCATGCCACGGACAAGGCCGTGATTCTTGGCCTGATGGGCGAAACGCCGCAGGACGTGGCGCCCGATGAAGTTGACAGCAAGCTGGCCGCCATCGAGGCGGCCGGCGAGATCGCCTTGCTGGGCAGGCACGTGGTGCCGTTTACGGCTGCCACGGGTCTGGTCTGGCACAAGAGCGTATCCTTGCCCGAACATCCGAACGGCATGCGCTTTACCCTGAAACTGGCGGACGGCAGCCGTGCCGACAAGGTGTATTACTCGATCGGCGGCGGTTTTATCCGTGAGGCCGAGGAAGTTCAAACTGCGGCGCAGGCCGAAGCGGCCGTGGAGTCGGCCGCCAGCGCTAGAGTCGTCTTCCCCTTCGACACCATGGAGCAGTTGCTGGCGCACGGCGTGGAAAGCGGTTTGTCGATCCCTGAAATGCTGCGCGCGAACGAGTGCGTCAAGCGCAGCGAAACGGAACTCGATGAAGGCCTGGATCGCATCTGGCACGTCATGCGCGACTGCATCGCGCACGGCCTGGAAACGACGGGCAACCTGCCGGGCGGCTTGAACGTCAAACGCCGCGCCGCGAAATTGTGGCGATTGGCGCAGGAGGCGAAGGCGTCCGACAACCGCGCCAACGACTTGCCGCACGACGCCGTGCACCTGGTCAGCCTGTATGCGATGGCCGTCAACGAGGAAAACGCGGCTGGCGGCAGGGTCGTCACGGCGCCGACCAACGGCGCCGCCGGCATTATCCCGGCCGTGCTGCGCTACTACGCGCAGGATTGCCGCCCCAGCGATCCGGTCGGCGGCGTGCGCCGCTTCATGCTGACGGCGGCTGCCATCGGCATGCTGTGCAAGCGCAATGCATCGATCTCGGGCGCCGAAGTGGGTTGCCAGGGCGAAGTGGGCGTGGCCTGCGCCATGGCGGCGGCCGGCCTGGTGGCGGCCCTGGGCGGCACGAACGAGCAGATCGAGAACGCGGCCGAAATCGGCATCGAACACCACCTGGGCATGACCTGCGACCCGATCGGCGGCCTGGTGCAGATCCCTTGCATCGAGCGCAATGGCATGGGCGCCGTGAAAGCGATTACGGCTGCCTCGCTGGCGCTGAAGGGCGACGGCACGCACTTCGTCAGCCTCGACGAAGTCATCGAAACCATGCGCCAGACGGGTGCGGACATGCAGGACAAGTACAAGGAAACGTCGCTGGGTGGGCTGGCCGTTCACGTCATTACCGTCAATCACGCGGCTTGCTGA
- a CDS encoding AAA family ATPase has protein sequence MSLSKKPYLQSAALRPDAVVDLEHYPFTIPAIRDFVHMDFHRDVTFFVGENGSGKSTMLEALAVALGFGKDGGTRNVRIALPSDEESGLHAHLRLSKSYKKPEDSYFLRAESFFNVATYMDDMPEYLASYGGKSLHAQSHGEAFMATLINKLRGKGLYLLDEPEAALSPSRQMAALSVIHQLVQDDSQLIIATHSPILLAYPNAKILMFTGGGIHEVAYEDTEHFAVTRDFLNNYPRRLEQLFEEE, from the coding sequence ATGTCGCTGAGTAAAAAACCGTATTTGCAAAGCGCCGCGCTGCGCCCCGACGCCGTCGTCGACCTGGAGCACTATCCGTTCACCATTCCCGCCATCCGCGACTTCGTGCACATGGACTTCCACCGCGACGTGACGTTTTTCGTGGGCGAGAATGGCAGCGGCAAGTCGACCATGCTCGAAGCGCTGGCCGTGGCGCTGGGTTTCGGCAAGGATGGCGGCACGCGCAACGTGCGCATCGCCCTGCCCTCGGACGAGGAATCGGGCTTGCACGCGCATCTGCGTCTGAGCAAGAGCTACAAGAAGCCCGAGGACAGCTATTTCCTGCGCGCCGAAAGCTTTTTCAACGTCGCCACCTATATGGACGACATGCCCGAATACCTGGCCAGCTATGGCGGCAAGTCGCTGCACGCGCAATCGCACGGCGAAGCGTTCATGGCGACCCTGATCAACAAGCTGCGTGGCAAGGGCCTGTACCTGCTGGACGAGCCGGAGGCGGCCCTGTCGCCGAGCCGCCAGATGGCGGCATTGTCCGTCATCCATCAGCTGGTGCAGGACGACTCGCAGCTGATCATCGCCACCCATTCGCCGATTTTACTGGCCTACCCTAACGCAAAGATTTTGATGTTTACAGGCGGCGGCATCCACGAAGTGGCGTATGAAGACACGGAACACTTCGCCGTGACGCGCGATTTTTTGAATAACTATCCACGAAGGCTGGAGCAGTTGTTTGAGGAGGAGTGA
- the thrC gene encoding threonine synthase: protein MHYVSTRADKAPSNLQQFSDILLGGLAPDGGLYLPEHYPQVTGAELNAWRTLSYADLAFEILKKFATDIPAADLKALTAKTYTKAVYKNARAGENAADITPLRVLEENVVKGGSTTLMLQALSNGPTLAFKDMAMQLLGNLFEYTLAKTGAELNIFGATSGDTGSAAEYAMRGKKGIRVFMLSPHKKMSAFQTAQMFSLQDPNIVNIAVEGVFDDCQDMVKAVSNDLPFKAKQKIGTVNSINWARVVAQVVYYFRGYLAATTSNEQKVSFTVPSGNFGNICAGHIARMMGLPISKLVAATNENDVLDEFFRTGVYRVRKSAETYHTSSPSMDISKASNFERFVYDLVGRDSDRVRALFTKVETHGGFDLSGKPGSDGDEFKLVAKYGFKSGKSTHQDRLDTIRDVADDYGITIDTHTADGIKVAREHLEPNVPMIVLETALAAKFNETILEALGVDAERPAGFENIEDLPQKFVVMDADVEKMKAYIAANTGL from the coding sequence ATGCATTACGTGTCTACCCGCGCTGATAAAGCGCCATCGAATCTGCAGCAATTCTCCGACATCCTCCTGGGCGGCCTGGCCCCCGATGGCGGACTGTATCTCCCTGAACACTACCCGCAAGTCACTGGTGCCGAGCTCAACGCCTGGCGCACATTGTCGTATGCCGACCTGGCATTCGAAATCCTGAAGAAGTTCGCCACCGATATCCCGGCCGCGGACCTGAAGGCACTGACGGCGAAAACCTATACCAAGGCAGTCTACAAGAACGCCCGTGCCGGCGAAAACGCGGCCGATATCACGCCGCTGCGCGTGCTCGAAGAAAACGTCGTCAAGGGCGGATCGACCACCCTGATGCTGCAGGCGTTGTCGAATGGCCCGACCCTGGCCTTCAAGGACATGGCCATGCAGCTGCTGGGCAATCTGTTTGAATACACCCTGGCCAAGACGGGCGCCGAACTCAATATCTTTGGCGCCACCTCGGGCGACACGGGCAGCGCGGCCGAATACGCGATGCGCGGCAAGAAGGGCATCCGCGTCTTCATGCTGTCGCCGCACAAGAAAATGAGCGCCTTCCAGACGGCGCAGATGTTCAGCCTGCAAGACCCGAACATTGTCAACATCGCCGTCGAAGGCGTGTTCGACGACTGCCAGGATATGGTGAAAGCCGTGTCGAACGACTTGCCGTTCAAGGCGAAACAGAAGATCGGCACCGTCAATTCCATCAACTGGGCGCGTGTCGTGGCGCAAGTCGTGTACTACTTCCGCGGCTACCTGGCCGCCACCACCAGCAACGAGCAAAAAGTGTCGTTCACGGTGCCGTCGGGCAACTTCGGCAATATCTGCGCCGGCCATATCGCCCGCATGATGGGCCTGCCCATCTCGAAACTGGTGGCGGCGACGAATGAAAACGACGTGCTCGACGAATTCTTCCGCACGGGCGTCTACCGCGTGCGCAAGTCGGCCGAAACGTATCACACGAGCAGCCCGTCGATGGATATCTCGAAAGCGTCGAACTTCGAGCGCTTCGTCTACGACCTGGTAGGCCGCGACAGCGACCGCGTGCGCGCCCTGTTCACGAAAGTGGAAACGCATGGCGGCTTCGACTTGTCCGGTAAACCTGGCAGCGATGGCGACGAATTCAAGCTGGTGGCCAAATACGGCTTCAAGTCGGGCAAGTCCACGCACCAGGACCGCCTCGACACCATCCGCGACGTGGCCGACGACTATGGCATCACCATCGACACGCACACGGCCGACGGCATCAAGGTGGCGCGCGAGCACCTGGAGCCGAACGTGCCGATGATCGTGCTGGAAACGGCGCTGGCGGCCAAGTTCAACGAAACCATCCTCGAAGCGCTGGGCGTGGACGCGGAACGGCCAGCCGGCTTCGAGAACATCGAAGACTTGCCGCAAAAGTTCGTCGTGATGGATGCGGACGTGGAAAAGATGAAGGCGTATATCGCCGCCAATACGGGCTTGTGA